The following coding sequences lie in one Hyphobacterium sp. CCMP332 genomic window:
- a CDS encoding DUF6134 family protein → MMRMIFASILLTSAMMSSGEAANRESVPDAGVIAFDVFRGDSPFGTHILRFEENGDELRVTTDVDLRVRIGPITAFRYEHDSVEVYRDGELVSLQTSTLKDGDRLSVDIARNGDVYAGQGSDEDGNSQPVSLPSSLPPSSHWGGYAVGLDTVLNTETGTEMPVTITELGQAMIEVGGRTIEARHVRMEGSLTLDLWYDANGEWVRSQFSVRGQDITYVRRDV, encoded by the coding sequence ATGATGCGCATGATCTTCGCGAGCATACTTCTGACGTCGGCCATGATGAGTTCTGGCGAGGCCGCAAACCGGGAGTCTGTGCCGGATGCTGGCGTAATTGCCTTCGACGTCTTTCGCGGCGACAGCCCCTTCGGTACGCACATTCTGCGGTTTGAGGAAAACGGTGATGAGTTGCGCGTTACGACGGATGTTGATCTTCGCGTTCGTATCGGCCCGATTACCGCTTTCCGGTATGAGCATGACTCGGTCGAGGTCTATCGTGATGGCGAGCTTGTCAGCCTTCAGACATCCACTTTGAAAGACGGAGACCGTCTGTCCGTCGATATTGCCAGAAATGGCGATGTCTATGCGGGGCAGGGGTCTGATGAAGACGGAAATTCACAGCCTGTCAGCCTTCCGTCATCATTGCCACCATCGAGCCACTGGGGCGGTTATGCTGTCGGACTGGACACAGTGCTGAATACCGAGACCGGCACCGAAATGCCGGTCACCATTACCGAATTGGGCCAGGCCATGATCGAGGTGGGCGGGCGAACAATCGAAGCCCGCCACGTTCGCATGGAAGGGTCACTCACCCTTGATCTCTGGTATGATGCCAATGGCGAATGGGTCAGAAGCCAATTTTCGGTTCGCGGTCAGGACATTACCTATGTGCGCCGTGACGTGTGA
- a CDS encoding deoxyribodipyrimidine photo-lyase: MSSNLTAPIIVWFRQDLRLADNPALEAAANSGHPVIPVYILDDETPGDWKMGGASRWWLHHSLNALAGQLEDLGSQLILRRGPADQVLAELVEDTGTNGIFWNRCYEPFHRERDAKIKSTFSDKGLTVSSFNANLLAEPWTVKNKSGGPFKVFSPFWRSVRSELQPDAPLKAPDDLTPPQSWPASDELRGWALLPKHPDWAKGFEKIWTPGEAGALDRLKEFVENGAKHYAEGRDRPDKTFTSGLSPHLHFGEISPRQILAITESCRESIGDRNAEKFFSEIGWREFSYSLLFNYPDLPHENYQKKFDHFPWREDPEALTAWQRGQTGYPIVDAGMRELWTTGVMHNRVRMIAASFLIKHLMIDWRKGEKWFWDTLVDADLANNSASWQWVAGSGADAAPYFRIFNPITQGEKFDPDGDYVRKWVPEIARLPNKYLNQPWEAGPLILKEAGIQLGKTYPEPIVDHKAARERALDAFKSLKETA; the protein is encoded by the coding sequence TTGTCCTCCAATTTGACTGCCCCGATCATCGTCTGGTTCCGTCAGGATTTGCGGCTTGCGGACAATCCGGCGCTGGAGGCAGCGGCCAATTCCGGTCACCCCGTCATCCCTGTCTACATACTCGATGATGAAACGCCCGGAGACTGGAAAATGGGAGGTGCCAGCCGTTGGTGGCTGCACCACAGCCTGAATGCACTTGCCGGCCAGCTGGAAGACCTCGGATCGCAATTGATCCTTCGCCGCGGCCCAGCCGACCAGGTTTTGGCGGAGCTTGTCGAGGACACCGGCACAAACGGTATTTTCTGGAACCGTTGCTACGAGCCCTTTCATCGCGAACGGGACGCAAAAATCAAATCCACTTTCTCAGACAAAGGCCTTACGGTCAGCTCGTTCAATGCCAATCTTCTGGCAGAGCCCTGGACGGTCAAAAACAAGTCCGGCGGACCCTTCAAGGTGTTCTCACCCTTCTGGCGTTCGGTGCGAAGCGAACTGCAACCGGATGCCCCGCTGAAAGCACCAGACGATCTGACGCCTCCGCAAAGCTGGCCGGCAAGCGATGAACTTAGAGGCTGGGCTTTGCTGCCAAAACATCCCGATTGGGCCAAAGGTTTCGAAAAAATATGGACTCCTGGCGAGGCCGGAGCGCTCGATCGCCTCAAGGAGTTCGTCGAAAACGGCGCGAAACATTATGCCGAAGGACGCGACCGCCCGGACAAAACCTTTACATCAGGACTGTCGCCGCATCTGCATTTTGGTGAAATCAGCCCTCGCCAGATCCTCGCCATCACCGAGAGCTGCCGCGAATCCATTGGCGATCGTAATGCCGAGAAATTCTTCAGCGAAATCGGCTGGAGGGAGTTCTCCTACAGCCTTCTCTTCAACTATCCGGATCTGCCACACGAAAACTATCAAAAGAAGTTTGATCACTTTCCCTGGCGCGAGGATCCGGAGGCCCTGACCGCATGGCAGCGTGGACAGACCGGCTACCCCATCGTCGACGCCGGCATGCGCGAGCTCTGGACCACGGGTGTCATGCACAACCGCGTCCGCATGATCGCGGCTTCCTTTCTGATCAAGCATTTGATGATTGACTGGCGCAAAGGCGAAAAATGGTTCTGGGATACGTTGGTCGATGCCGATCTCGCGAACAATTCCGCAAGTTGGCAATGGGTCGCGGGTTCAGGAGCCGATGCCGCACCCTATTTCAGAATTTTCAATCCCATCACCCAGGGCGAAAAATTCGACCCGGACGGAGATTATGTCCGGAAATGGGTGCCTGAAATCGCTCGCCTGCCCAACAAATATCTCAATCAGCCATGGGAGGCCGGCCCCCTCATTTTGAAGGAAGCCGGTATCCAACTCGGCAAAACCTACCCTGAACCGATTGTTGATCACAAAGCCGCTCGAGAGCGCGCGCTGGACGCATTCAAGAGCTTGAAGGAAACCGCATGA
- a CDS encoding NAD(P)/FAD-dependent oxidoreductase, translated as MSPIITPDFVQRKKIAIIGAGIAGLGAAWALRKVHDVTLFEKRDRLGGHANTVDIDYDGQAIAVDTGFIVFNPLNYPNMVAFFEELGVESIDSDMSFSFALDGDIEWSSNGLGGLFAQKRNALRPSYLGMLRDVLRFNAAAPRDLESGKLNGLGLGHYLLQLGVGERFIRNYLLPMGAAIWSASEDEMRAYPADAFVRFFQNHRLMNMSRPLWRTVKGGSREYVNKIAADLEGHIRMAEPATRIERQAQGVSIQTDSGSPEHFDEVILACHSNQSLALLGDADTSEQELLAAIPYSPNRAVLHRDPSLCPKRAGARAAWNYCRDDADGPASVTYDMNRLQGIDPAKPLFVTLNPHRAPDPALTFGEFQYDHPQFNTAGLAAQRIFNQVQGVRHTWFAGAWLGYGFHEDGLRSGLRVALRLGGQIPWAFAEGDVSGGSWGKRPFFTDPALVAAE; from the coding sequence ATGAGCCCGATCATCACCCCCGATTTCGTCCAGCGAAAGAAAATTGCCATTATCGGTGCCGGGATTGCCGGCCTGGGAGCGGCCTGGGCGCTTCGCAAGGTGCATGATGTCACCTTGTTCGAGAAACGCGACCGCCTGGGCGGGCACGCAAATACCGTCGATATTGATTATGACGGGCAGGCAATCGCTGTCGATACCGGCTTTATTGTCTTCAATCCCCTCAACTACCCCAACATGGTCGCCTTTTTTGAAGAGCTCGGCGTCGAGTCAATCGATTCTGATATGAGTTTCAGTTTTGCCCTGGATGGCGATATTGAATGGTCGTCCAATGGGCTGGGTGGGCTCTTCGCCCAAAAGCGCAATGCGTTGCGCCCGTCATATCTCGGCATGCTGCGCGATGTGTTGCGATTCAACGCGGCAGCGCCGCGTGACCTGGAATCCGGCAAGTTGAACGGGCTCGGTCTCGGGCATTATCTCCTGCAGCTGGGCGTCGGCGAGCGCTTCATCCGGAATTACCTGCTGCCGATGGGGGCCGCCATCTGGTCTGCAAGCGAAGATGAAATGCGCGCCTATCCGGCCGATGCTTTTGTCCGATTTTTCCAGAACCATCGCCTGATGAATATGTCCCGCCCGCTCTGGCGCACGGTGAAAGGTGGCAGCCGGGAATACGTCAACAAAATTGCGGCGGATCTGGAGGGGCATATCCGCATGGCGGAGCCGGCAACCCGTATAGAACGTCAGGCACAGGGCGTCAGCATCCAAACTGATAGCGGCAGCCCCGAACACTTCGATGAAGTCATTCTGGCCTGTCATTCCAATCAGTCTCTGGCGCTCCTTGGTGATGCCGACACCTCGGAACAGGAATTGCTTGCGGCAATACCCTATTCTCCAAACCGGGCCGTATTGCACCGTGACCCGTCGCTTTGTCCCAAACGCGCGGGCGCAAGAGCCGCATGGAATTATTGCCGTGATGACGCAGACGGGCCTGCCTCGGTCACCTATGACATGAATCGCCTGCAGGGCATCGATCCCGCGAAGCCGCTATTTGTGACGCTCAATCCGCACCGCGCGCCGGATCCCGCCCTCACCTTTGGTGAATTCCAGTATGACCACCCGCAATTCAATACAGCGGGCCTCGCAGCACAGCGCATTTTCAACCAGGTCCAGGGCGTCCGCCACACCTGGTTTGCGGGCGCATGGCTCGGTTATGGATTCCATGAAGACGGGCTGAGGTCAGGCTTGCGAGTCGCACTTCGACTGGGCGGACAAATCCCCTGGGCTTTTGCCGAGGGCGATGTGAGCGGCGGCAGCTGGGGCAAACGCCCGTTCTTCACAGACCCGGCGCTTGTCGCAGCCGAATGA
- a CDS encoding cupin domain-containing protein, translating to MEDQWILDHSSGAAPLAVRVLVDCASEINAEIRAKLELADRIGAALMTEDIWDDIQSNTPLSLSNEPVSVPIRTDPLYPTALHRYGFNASDSPWRSKLGGVQGRKINRLCEPGVDARLLKIQPGSAIPHHDHRGQELTLVLQGGFSDEKGVYHRGDVCAGEAGEPHTPVGLEGEPCICFAVSLGGYRFRNPLMSIAARILT from the coding sequence ATGGAAGACCAGTGGATTCTTGATCATTCGAGCGGAGCGGCCCCTCTGGCGGTGCGGGTTCTGGTGGACTGCGCGTCCGAGATCAATGCGGAGATCCGCGCGAAACTGGAGCTCGCTGACCGGATCGGCGCGGCCTTGATGACCGAAGACATCTGGGATGACATACAGAGTAATACACCTCTTTCGCTGTCCAATGAGCCGGTGTCTGTCCCGATCCGGACAGACCCGCTTTATCCGACGGCCCTCCATCGCTACGGTTTCAATGCGTCGGACAGTCCCTGGCGCAGCAAGCTTGGGGGTGTTCAGGGTCGTAAAATCAATCGCTTGTGCGAGCCGGGTGTCGATGCGCGGCTATTGAAAATACAGCCGGGTTCGGCCATCCCCCACCACGATCACAGAGGCCAGGAGCTCACGCTTGTGCTTCAGGGGGGCTTTTCCGACGAGAAAGGTGTCTATCATCGCGGTGATGTTTGCGCGGGCGAAGCCGGCGAGCCGCACACACCGGTCGGGCTTGAAGGCGAGCCTTGCATCTGTTTTGCCGTTTCTCTCGGCGGATATCGATTCCGAAATCCGTTAATGTCGATCGCAGCAAGGATACTGACATGA
- the rfaE2 gene encoding D-glycero-beta-D-manno-heptose 1-phosphate adenylyltransferase, translated as MMDITTLSGILERAKGLRILCVGDVVLDRFVYGSTHRVSREAPVPVLDEDAVELMLGGAGNVIRNLRALGAEATLVSVVGDDPEGHDVLERLRREGAGDAVVVDTDRPTPVKSRFVSNGHQMLCVDRNPKSGLSEASTKAVLAKIESELDTADIVILSDYGRGVVSPAISAELMKLARAAGKRVCVDPRGRDFSRYNGAFLIKPNALELFEECGVDPVDDDATTNGLEHVYKRLDDVDHLIVTRGSKGMSLYGQSGATHVRARPRQVYDVSGAGDTAISMLSIALAAGTDLRTAMEAAVHASGEVVTKVGTATVSPDDLLTVASAGRPKSGGQSLAQLVETVAAGALHGLKIGLTNGCFDILHAGHVSYLEKARAHCDRLIVGLNSDASVRALKGEGRPVNDADARGSVLSALAAVDQIVVFEEDTPANLIEALRPDVYLKGADYSVEDLLPLGGDIVRSYGGEIRLIPLVEGKSTTGILQRLSDKPD; from the coding sequence ATGATGGATATCACCACACTCTCCGGCATTCTGGAGCGCGCAAAGGGATTGCGGATCCTGTGTGTGGGCGATGTCGTTCTGGACCGTTTTGTCTATGGCTCGACCCATCGTGTATCGCGCGAAGCCCCGGTGCCCGTGCTGGATGAAGATGCCGTTGAGCTGATGCTCGGGGGTGCGGGAAATGTGATCCGGAATCTGCGTGCGCTCGGAGCGGAGGCGACCCTGGTCAGCGTCGTCGGCGATGATCCTGAAGGACACGACGTTCTGGAAAGGCTGCGCCGTGAGGGTGCTGGAGATGCTGTTGTTGTCGACACGGATCGGCCGACGCCGGTGAAATCGCGTTTTGTATCAAATGGCCATCAGATGCTTTGCGTGGACCGCAATCCGAAATCGGGTCTGTCAGAGGCCAGCACCAAAGCCGTCCTGGCAAAGATCGAGAGCGAGCTGGACACCGCGGATATCGTTATTCTGTCGGACTATGGCCGCGGCGTCGTGTCACCAGCCATCAGCGCTGAACTCATGAAACTCGCCCGTGCGGCGGGGAAGCGTGTCTGTGTTGATCCGCGTGGCCGGGACTTTTCCCGCTATAATGGCGCTTTCCTGATCAAGCCCAACGCGCTCGAATTGTTTGAAGAATGTGGCGTTGATCCGGTTGACGACGATGCCACCACCAACGGCCTGGAGCACGTTTACAAGCGGCTGGATGATGTCGATCATCTCATTGTGACGCGCGGTTCCAAGGGGATGAGCCTCTATGGTCAGAGCGGCGCCACGCATGTCCGGGCTCGACCCCGTCAGGTTTATGATGTTTCCGGAGCGGGTGACACGGCCATTTCGATGCTGTCCATCGCTTTGGCCGCCGGGACAGATTTGCGGACCGCGATGGAAGCGGCGGTCCATGCCTCGGGTGAGGTTGTGACCAAGGTGGGAACCGCAACGGTTTCGCCCGATGACTTGCTGACTGTCGCGAGTGCAGGCCGTCCCAAGTCGGGCGGTCAGTCACTGGCCCAGCTGGTTGAGACCGTCGCCGCTGGCGCGCTTCATGGCCTGAAAATCGGTCTGACCAATGGCTGCTTTGATATCCTTCATGCGGGGCATGTCAGCTACCTTGAGAAAGCGCGTGCGCATTGCGACCGTTTGATCGTCGGTCTGAATTCAGACGCTTCGGTCCGTGCTCTGAAAGGTGAGGGGCGTCCGGTCAATGATGCCGATGCGCGTGGCAGCGTTCTGTCAGCACTCGCCGCTGTGGATCAGATTGTGGTGTTCGAAGAGGATACCCCGGCAAATCTCATCGAGGCTCTGCGCCCGGATGTCTACCTGAAAGGGGCGGACTACTCGGTGGAGGATTTGTTGCCGCTTGGAGGCGATATCGTGCGATCCTATGGCGGAGAAATTCGATTGATCCCGCTGGTGGAAGGCAAGTCCACAACGGGTATTCTGCAAAGGCTTTCCGACAAACCGGA
- the kdsA gene encoding 3-deoxy-8-phosphooctulonate synthase, with the protein MSTSQPNAVIEVPRPNAAPIQISNTKKLVMLAGPCALESREHALDVAGQLKEIADRLDIGLVYKTSFDKANRTSISSARGIGLESALPIFEEIRNTTGLPVLTDVHTAEQCAIAAQAVDVLQIPAFLCRQTDLLIAAAKTGKVINVKKGQFLAPWDMKNVIAKVTDAGNGNVMACERGVSFGYNTLVSDMRSLPVLAEIGCPVVFDATHSVQQPGGQGGTSGGQREFVPVLARAAVSIGVAAVFMETHPDPDSAPSDGPNMVPLDQFESMVSRLLEYDQLTKGW; encoded by the coding sequence ATGTCGACCAGCCAACCGAATGCCGTTATCGAGGTGCCGCGTCCCAACGCTGCGCCCATCCAGATTTCAAATACAAAAAAGCTTGTCATGCTGGCCGGGCCGTGTGCCCTCGAAAGCCGCGAGCATGCGCTTGATGTCGCTGGCCAACTCAAGGAAATCGCTGATCGGCTGGATATCGGGCTGGTTTACAAGACCTCCTTTGACAAGGCGAACCGGACCAGCATTTCCAGTGCGCGCGGGATTGGCCTTGAATCGGCCTTGCCGATATTCGAGGAAATCCGGAATACCACCGGGCTTCCGGTACTGACGGATGTCCATACCGCAGAGCAATGTGCCATCGCGGCGCAAGCTGTTGATGTCCTGCAGATTCCGGCTTTCCTGTGCCGCCAGACCGATTTGCTGATCGCGGCCGCCAAGACCGGCAAGGTTATCAATGTCAAAAAGGGTCAATTCCTTGCGCCCTGGGATATGAAAAACGTCATCGCCAAGGTGACCGATGCGGGCAATGGCAATGTCATGGCCTGCGAGCGCGGTGTCAGCTTCGGATACAATACACTGGTCTCTGACATGCGATCTCTACCGGTTCTGGCCGAAATTGGCTGTCCGGTCGTGTTCGATGCCACTCACTCCGTGCAACAGCCCGGCGGCCAGGGCGGCACCAGCGGTGGTCAACGCGAGTTTGTGCCGGTTCTGGCGCGCGCGGCCGTTTCCATCGGTGTCGCGGCCGTCTTCATGGAAACCCACCCGGATCCCGACAGCGCACCGTCGGATGGCCCCAATATGGTCCCACTGGATCAATTTGAATCTATGGTCTCGCGCCTGCTCGAGTATGATCAGCTAACCAAGGGCTGGTAA
- a CDS encoding cryptochrome/photolyase family protein — MSETPRSLRLVLGDQLSPTISSLSDYRDGDLVVMAEVHAEATYVRHHKKKIAFLFSAMRHFADEIRSAGMAVHYFTLDDPGNSGSLIGEIMRALETSTGIFDRVVVTAPGEWRLLEEMKSWPDRLGIDVEIREDTRFIASLDRFATWAEGRKRLTMEYFYREMRKETGLLMEGDLPAGGQWNFDQDNRKRLPAAVSLPKRRAHRKDHITEDVCALVRDRFPDHFGDLEPFTYGVTRAAAEADLDDFFRHCLAQFGDYQDAMVQGESFLFHSVIALYLNCGLLDPLDVCRRAEAEWRDGRAPINAVEGFIRQIIGWREYVRGLYWMKMPDYANTNFLDASRSLPDFYWTADTRMACVRDTVETTRKHAYAHHIQRLMITGNFALLAGIDPRQVEEWYLLVYADAYEWVELPNTHGMSLFADGGVMATKPYAASGAYINRMSDYCGNCHYSVSKKNGPKACPFNYLYWNFLIENEDRLKGNPRLNMPFRNLAKMNEEKKTAIREDSRRFFREIGIS, encoded by the coding sequence GTGAGTGAAACGCCGCGAAGTCTGAGACTGGTGCTGGGCGATCAGCTTTCGCCCACCATTTCATCCTTGAGCGATTACCGGGATGGCGATCTTGTCGTCATGGCCGAAGTCCATGCCGAGGCGACCTATGTCAGGCATCACAAGAAGAAGATCGCCTTTCTCTTTTCGGCGATGCGCCATTTCGCCGACGAGATAAGGTCGGCGGGTATGGCCGTTCATTATTTCACGCTCGATGATCCGGGTAATTCGGGTTCCCTGATCGGGGAAATAATGCGTGCGCTTGAAACTTCGACCGGGATATTTGACCGTGTCGTTGTCACCGCGCCGGGTGAGTGGCGCCTTCTCGAAGAGATGAAAAGCTGGCCGGATCGTCTGGGGATCGACGTCGAAATTCGTGAGGATACGCGCTTCATCGCCTCACTCGACCGTTTCGCAACATGGGCCGAGGGACGCAAACGTCTGACGATGGAATATTTCTATCGCGAGATGCGCAAGGAAACCGGTCTCCTGATGGAGGGCGATCTGCCGGCCGGGGGGCAGTGGAATTTCGATCAGGATAATCGCAAGCGGCTTCCTGCGGCTGTTTCTTTACCGAAGCGCCGGGCACACAGGAAAGATCACATCACCGAGGACGTCTGTGCTCTGGTGCGAGACCGTTTTCCGGATCATTTTGGTGATCTGGAGCCTTTTACCTACGGCGTTACGCGGGCGGCAGCGGAAGCGGATCTCGACGATTTCTTCCGGCATTGCCTCGCTCAATTTGGCGATTATCAGGACGCGATGGTTCAGGGAGAATCCTTCCTCTTTCACTCGGTGATCGCGCTTTACCTCAATTGTGGGCTACTCGATCCGCTGGACGTCTGCCGTCGCGCTGAGGCGGAGTGGCGGGATGGCCGCGCCCCGATCAATGCGGTAGAGGGGTTCATCCGGCAGATCATCGGCTGGCGGGAATATGTGCGCGGGCTCTACTGGATGAAAATGCCCGACTATGCCAACACAAATTTTCTTGACGCATCGCGATCTCTCCCAGACTTCTACTGGACGGCGGATACGCGCATGGCCTGCGTGAGGGATACGGTCGAAACCACCCGCAAGCACGCTTATGCGCACCACATTCAAAGACTGATGATAACGGGCAATTTCGCCCTGTTGGCAGGCATCGATCCGCGACAGGTCGAGGAGTGGTATCTGCTCGTATATGCGGACGCCTATGAATGGGTGGAGCTACCCAATACGCACGGTATGTCGCTCTTTGCCGATGGCGGAGTCATGGCGACAAAGCCCTATGCGGCGAGTGGCGCCTATATCAATCGCATGTCGGATTATTGCGGGAATTGTCATTATTCCGTCAGCAAGAAAAACGGCCCGAAAGCCTGCCCCTTCAATTATCTCTATTGGAACTTCCTGATAGAAAATGAGGACAGGCTGAAGGGCAATCCGCGCCTCAATATGCCGTTTCGCAATCTTGCCAAAATGAATGAAGAAAAGAAAACGGCCATCCGTGAGGATAGCCGCCGCTTCTTCAGGGAAATCGGGATCAGCTAG
- a CDS encoding cyclopropane-fatty-acyl-phospholipid synthase family protein, producing the protein MNAEPSSTPMLATPDSIRSLRGLPMGMKTALRIFLRLPNGQLTIRFPNGQQLTFKGKSLGPIAELHVHDFKFVRRALAGGDIGLAEGFMEGEWSTPDLTALLSFFSVNLDSKPDIVAGGPVTRLFHWAYHLLRANTKSGARKNIEAHYDLGNDFYEKWLDPSMTYSSARYTKPEQSLEDAQHEKYRALADSIDLQEGDHVLEIGCGWGGFAEYAARDRGARVTCLTLSTEQREYAIERMDKLQLGDMVDIKLQDYRDETGLYDKIASIEMFEAVGQEYWPSFFNKVHDCLKPGGKAGLQIISIRDDLFETYAKRADFIQRYIFPGGVLPSLTRLKEEFASAQLKLDRVEAFATDYADTLADWMKRFTAAWSDIQPLGFDNRFRRMWEFYLAYCEAGFRTGRIDVAQYAVSR; encoded by the coding sequence ATGAACGCAGAGCCATCTTCGACACCCATGCTGGCGACACCGGACAGCATTCGCTCGCTTCGCGGCCTGCCCATGGGCATGAAGACGGCGCTGCGAATATTTTTGCGCCTGCCAAATGGCCAGCTCACTATCCGGTTTCCAAATGGTCAGCAGCTCACCTTCAAAGGCAAGTCACTCGGCCCCATAGCTGAGCTTCACGTACATGATTTCAAATTCGTGCGCCGGGCGCTTGCCGGCGGCGATATCGGCCTTGCCGAAGGCTTTATGGAGGGTGAATGGTCAACACCGGACCTGACCGCTCTGCTTTCTTTTTTCTCGGTCAATCTGGACTCAAAACCCGACATCGTTGCGGGCGGACCCGTCACACGGCTTTTCCACTGGGCCTATCACCTGCTCCGGGCGAATACCAAATCCGGCGCAAGGAAAAACATCGAAGCGCACTACGATCTGGGCAATGATTTCTATGAGAAATGGCTCGACCCGTCGATGACGTATTCGTCGGCGCGGTACACCAAGCCGGAACAGTCTCTGGAGGATGCCCAGCACGAGAAATATCGTGCCCTGGCCGATTCCATTGACTTGCAGGAAGGCGATCATGTCCTGGAAATCGGGTGTGGCTGGGGAGGCTTTGCCGAATACGCGGCCCGCGATCGCGGCGCGCGCGTCACCTGCCTCACCCTCTCAACCGAACAACGCGAATATGCCATCGAGCGTATGGACAAGCTGCAACTGGGCGACATGGTCGATATCAAATTGCAGGATTACCGGGACGAAACAGGCCTTTACGACAAGATCGCATCCATCGAGATGTTCGAAGCTGTCGGTCAGGAATACTGGCCGTCCTTTTTCAACAAGGTTCATGATTGCCTGAAACCGGGCGGTAAGGCGGGCCTTCAGATCATATCCATTCGCGATGATCTGTTCGAAACCTATGCCAAACGTGCCGACTTCATTCAGCGCTATATCTTCCCCGGCGGCGTTCTGCCCAGTCTCACACGCCTGAAGGAAGAGTTTGCCAGCGCCCAGTTGAAACTTGACCGGGTTGAGGCCTTCGCAACCGACTACGCGGATACGCTGGCAGATTGGATGAAACGTTTCACAGCCGCCTGGAGCGACATTCAGCCCCTCGGCTTTGACAATCGCTTCCGCCGGATGTGGGAATTCTATCTTGCGTATTGCGAAGCCGGTTTTCGCACAGGCCGGATTGATGTCGCGCAGTATGCGGTCAGCCGCTAG
- a CDS encoding DUF1365 domain-containing protein, with protein MTNPLHIWRGSTAHTRLKPFEHRFRYPVAMIGIDLERLDEAGRVTRLFDVNRAGLFSFHEKDFGARDNSCLRDWSKRQFTDAGIPDVKRIVFICQPRILGYQFNPIALHFGYDSDSALLGIIYEVHNTFGDSHAYVAPVKGLAVEQHTANKTLHVSPFFDVSGQYEFALQPPDNNLSLAIRKIGEQGPDFRASMSLQRKDATTRAFLAWFIGFPFSTLTTITLIHFEALRLWFKGARYHRRPSPPARPSTRVLETKPQNE; from the coding sequence ATGACCAATCCCCTCCATATCTGGCGCGGATCGACGGCGCATACGCGCCTCAAGCCTTTTGAACACCGGTTCAGATATCCGGTGGCCATGATCGGAATTGATCTCGAGCGCCTGGATGAGGCGGGTCGTGTTACGCGGCTATTCGACGTCAACCGGGCCGGACTCTTCAGCTTTCACGAAAAAGACTTTGGCGCCCGTGACAATTCCTGCCTGCGGGATTGGTCCAAGCGGCAATTTACCGATGCCGGCATTCCGGACGTGAAGCGCATCGTCTTTATCTGCCAGCCGCGAATACTGGGCTATCAATTCAATCCGATTGCGCTGCATTTCGGCTATGACAGCGATAGTGCCCTTCTTGGCATTATCTATGAGGTCCACAATACTTTCGGCGATTCACACGCCTATGTCGCGCCCGTCAAAGGCCTCGCCGTGGAACAACACACCGCGAATAAGACGTTACACGTCTCGCCTTTTTTCGACGTCTCCGGCCAATATGAATTCGCCTTGCAGCCCCCGGATAACAATCTTTCACTGGCCATTCGAAAGATCGGCGAACAGGGACCGGATTTCCGCGCTTCCATGTCTCTTCAGCGCAAAGACGCAACCACCAGAGCGTTTCTCGCATGGTTTATCGGCTTTCCGTTCTCCACACTGACGACAATTACACTGATCCATTTCGAGGCCCTTCGCCTCTGGTTCAAGGGCGCGCGATACCATCGTCGCCCTTCTCCGCCCGCGCGGCCATCAACGCGGGTTCTGGAAACAAAGCCTCAAAACGAGTAA